In Roseiconus lacunae, a genomic segment contains:
- a CDS encoding ATP-binding cassette domain-containing protein — protein sequence MAVLSLANISIGFRGPNLLDDVTAQIQQGDRIGLLGRNGAGKTTLLKMLAGELMPDHGEIQAADSVLVRRLIQDVPQDESGTIEAMVRAGISAEVLSDPASAWQVDHQIDRTLTEMQLDPALQFESLSSGMKRRVLLARSIVSQPDVLLLDEPTNHLDVDSIIWLENFLSRWSKTLIFITHDRSFLQSLASRIWEIDRGRLFDWTCDYGTFLKRKEQAIEAEEKQNALFDKRLAEEETWIRQGIKARRTRNEGRVRRLKEMREKRRQRQNQVGTAKLTVQEAERSGALVADVKDISFAYGEHQIVDDFSTTIMRGDKIGLIGPNGAGKSTLLKLLLGQLEPDSGSVRLGTKLQIAYFDQLRDTLDPESTVQENVGEGSDQLTIGGAKKHVLGYLQEYLFSPERARTKVKFLSGGERNRALLAKLMTKPANVLILDEPTNDLDAETLELLEDVLVNFQGTLLIVSHDRTFLNNVVTSTLVFEGGTLRQYVGGYDDWRAAVDRRQQDEKAASSKPKQAAAAKPSKTEPPQESQPAKPEKKKLSYKEQRELDSLPTKIEEHESQIAELHTLMADPSYYQQGGDRVAEDAVRLKTLESELEQFFVRWEELES from the coding sequence ATGGCTGTCCTGTCTCTCGCAAACATTTCTATCGGATTCCGCGGTCCAAATTTACTGGACGATGTGACGGCCCAAATTCAGCAGGGCGATCGGATTGGGCTCTTAGGTCGCAACGGGGCCGGCAAGACAACACTGCTTAAAATGCTCGCTGGTGAGCTAATGCCTGATCATGGAGAAATTCAAGCAGCGGATTCGGTCCTGGTTCGTCGACTGATTCAAGACGTCCCCCAGGATGAGTCGGGGACGATTGAAGCAATGGTTCGCGCCGGGATTTCCGCTGAGGTGCTCTCTGACCCCGCCAGTGCGTGGCAGGTTGATCATCAAATCGACCGAACGTTGACCGAAATGCAGCTCGATCCGGCTTTGCAATTCGAATCACTTTCCAGCGGAATGAAACGTCGAGTCCTGCTAGCGCGATCGATTGTTAGCCAACCTGACGTGTTGCTGCTTGATGAACCGACCAACCATCTGGATGTCGATTCGATCATTTGGCTAGAAAATTTCTTATCGCGTTGGTCCAAGACATTAATTTTCATCACTCACGATCGCTCCTTCCTTCAGTCACTGGCGTCGCGCATCTGGGAAATCGATCGTGGCCGATTGTTCGATTGGACCTGTGACTACGGGACGTTCCTCAAACGCAAAGAACAAGCGATCGAGGCTGAAGAGAAACAGAATGCTCTTTTTGATAAACGATTGGCTGAAGAAGAAACTTGGATTCGCCAAGGGATCAAGGCCCGTCGTACTCGAAACGAAGGCCGAGTGCGTCGACTCAAAGAGATGCGAGAAAAACGACGCCAGCGTCAAAACCAAGTTGGGACTGCGAAGCTTACCGTTCAGGAAGCGGAACGTAGCGGGGCCTTAGTCGCCGACGTCAAGGACATCAGTTTTGCCTACGGCGAACATCAGATCGTCGACGATTTTTCGACAACCATTATGCGGGGCGACAAGATTGGCTTGATCGGCCCCAACGGTGCTGGGAAGTCCACGCTGTTGAAACTTCTTCTGGGACAACTCGAACCGGATTCTGGAAGTGTTCGTCTTGGGACAAAGTTGCAAATCGCCTATTTCGACCAACTTCGAGACACGCTCGATCCTGAGTCGACGGTGCAAGAAAACGTCGGGGAGGGCAGCGATCAACTGACGATCGGCGGGGCAAAGAAGCACGTCCTCGGGTATCTTCAGGAATATCTTTTCTCGCCCGAACGGGCACGTACCAAAGTCAAATTTCTTTCTGGAGGCGAACGCAATCGTGCACTATTGGCGAAGTTGATGACCAAGCCGGCGAACGTGCTAATTCTGGACGAACCGACGAACGATTTAGATGCAGAGACGCTCGAACTGCTCGAAGACGTGCTCGTTAATTTCCAAGGAACGCTCTTAATTGTCAGTCACGACCGAACCTTCCTCAATAATGTTGTCACCAGCACGCTTGTGTTTGAAGGTGGAACTCTGCGACAGTACGTTGGCGGATACGATGACTGGCGAGCTGCTGTCGATCGGCGTCAACAAGATGAAAAGGCGGCAAGTTCGAAGCCCAAGCAAGCCGCTGCAGCGAAGCCTTCGAAAACAGAACCGCCCCAGGAAAGCCAACCAGCAAAACCAGAAAAGAAAAAGCTGAGCTACAAGGAGCAACGGGAGTTGGATTCGCTTCCAACAAAAATTGAAGAACACGAGTCGCAAATTGCCGAACTACACACTCTGATGGCAGACCCATCCTATTACCAGCAGGGTGGCGATCGAGTTGCCGAGGATGCCGTCCGATTGAAGACGCTTGAAAGTGAGCTAGAGCAGTTCTTCGTGCGTTGGGAAGAGCTTGAGAGCTAG
- a CDS encoding YihY/virulence factor BrkB family protein has translation MNFIKTTFADFSKDRCTTLSAALAYYTIFALPPLLYLLVIVMTFGLSLAYETEQAEQQAQSLLQQQAAQMIGNQAATDEIASIIEGDRDTGGKWWKTLISFVAIVVGATGVVSAIQDALNRVWSVKPDPETSTVKDFLLKRLLSLAMILGLGFLLIVSLVVSTVLSAIGDQLTTWIGTDDFAAQMINYIVQGFVTYILFAAIFKFMPDAEIRWRDVAVGAAITTVLFLLGRFGLQYYLSQSSPGAQLGSAAASLAVILVWVYYSSMIFLLGAEATQVYAVQYGGGIRPQEGAVRVVESTRPRTKSPST, from the coding sequence ATGAACTTTATCAAGACGACATTCGCTGACTTTTCCAAAGATCGTTGCACGACGCTGTCCGCCGCGTTGGCCTATTACACGATCTTTGCTTTACCGCCTTTGTTGTACTTACTAGTCATCGTAATGACGTTCGGTTTGTCGCTTGCCTATGAGACGGAGCAGGCGGAGCAACAAGCTCAGTCACTGTTACAGCAACAAGCGGCTCAGATGATCGGCAATCAAGCCGCAACCGACGAAATCGCCTCGATTATAGAAGGCGATCGCGACACCGGCGGTAAGTGGTGGAAAACGCTTATCAGCTTTGTGGCAATCGTCGTCGGTGCGACCGGTGTTGTCAGCGCGATTCAAGACGCGCTGAATCGCGTTTGGTCGGTTAAACCTGACCCTGAGACGTCGACCGTCAAAGATTTTTTGCTAAAGCGCCTACTTTCCCTGGCGATGATCTTGGGACTCGGCTTCTTACTGATCGTTTCGTTGGTCGTTTCGACTGTCCTGTCAGCGATCGGCGACCAGCTCACCACTTGGATCGGTACCGACGATTTCGCCGCCCAAATGATTAACTACATCGTGCAAGGTTTCGTAACCTACATCCTGTTTGCGGCGATCTTCAAATTTATGCCGGATGCGGAGATCCGTTGGCGCGATGTTGCGGTTGGCGCCGCGATCACCACGGTGTTGTTTTTACTCGGCCGGTTTGGCCTCCAGTATTATCTAAGCCAAAGCTCCCCCGGGGCACAACTCGGTAGCGCAGCCGCCTCGCTTGCTGTGATCCTGGTCTGGGTGTACTACAGTAGCATGATCTTCTTACTCGGCGCGGAGGCCACGCAGGTCTACGCGGTTCAGTACGGCGGCGGAATTCGTCCGCAGGAAGGTGCAGTTCGAGTTGTCGAATCAACCCGCCCTCGTACGAAGTCACCTTCGACTTAG
- a CDS encoding YqaE/Pmp3 family membrane protein, whose protein sequence is MSTTTTHSTNTLLMVILAVLLPPLAVFMDRGLGTQFVLNIVLTLVGFWIIGIIHALAVVL, encoded by the coding sequence ATGTCTACGACAACAACCCATTCTACCAACACGTTGCTGATGGTCATCCTCGCAGTGTTGCTTCCGCCACTAGCCGTTTTTATGGATCGAGGTCTTGGAACACAATTCGTTTTGAACATCGTGCTGACCCTGGTCGGATTTTGGATCATCGGGATCATTCACGCACTCGCGGTTGTGCTATAG
- a CDS encoding chemotaxis protein CheB, translated as MNEPAGISKRDGSRVARRDHAIVPAVSQDVNVIELPYVIAIGASAGGIEAFERVFKEMPKDLAAPIVIIQHFAKDFVADFEQRLSDAIDMDVRMITDGMPLAPNVVFVSPPGYFVELENRRLCLKDRQQQISVYHPINTFFQSIAQQVGAMSIGVVLSGAGSDGTQGGLAIADQNGLVIAQEPSSCRFSAMPQNLVSSGAASITLPPESIGPALERYLRFGESIEAIKDVRLSTTTKTGLPLVYEKLKSSHGVDFHRYKQKTIERRIQRRMCLTGFDSIERYAENLLFDDEETAMLFRDLLIDVTNFFRDIEAFERLRQIILPDLFRFDESEEIFRVWVCACASGEEAYSIAILIEELIREHDLNLKYQIFATDVHRDSIIRGEVGTYAAGQLDGLSEECRERYFHCEGGNYSVVEWIRRRIIFTTHDVLSMAPFAHIDLISCRNMLIYLNRNAQQRCLGSFYYALRPAGILFLGPSESANDYGKEFESLDKRWKIFRRRERDTAPLQLRDQLFDKLAAGQPSSAIKSTSLAPEKLFALYDSLLSEMLPPSVLTSEKLDVLHTFPGAEAFLHIPAGRLSTNLMELIDEQFKSSLQAAVRHAIEHNVVTNYDACTSSGPNEDTVRIIVHPIGLPAYSERHLLIHFDVAAGNERETFTAETAAPAMVRHIENLEDDLGHSRQNLQVTVDDLHRINNELQVVNDDLIVANEKLQSANEELQSVNEELYSLNGENERQIEKLRRVKLDLDNLLQTTGKGAVFLDLDLDVRFVSRIAAELLSMSATDQMFGLELLRNRLGCPRLHEFILAARDNATKETFEASVDGRCLEVEIAPYRSGDVIDGVTLLISDQ; from the coding sequence ATGAACGAGCCCGCAGGGATTTCCAAACGCGACGGATCGAGAGTTGCTCGCCGGGATCACGCCATCGTTCCAGCCGTAAGTCAAGATGTCAATGTGATCGAATTACCGTATGTCATCGCAATCGGAGCTTCGGCCGGAGGCATCGAAGCGTTTGAGCGAGTGTTCAAAGAGATGCCAAAAGATTTGGCAGCCCCGATCGTAATCATCCAACATTTCGCGAAAGACTTCGTCGCAGATTTCGAGCAACGACTTTCTGACGCGATTGATATGGATGTCAGGATGATCACCGATGGGATGCCACTGGCACCCAACGTCGTTTTTGTTAGTCCCCCGGGCTACTTCGTCGAGCTTGAAAATCGCCGGTTGTGTCTGAAGGATCGACAACAACAGATCAGCGTTTACCATCCGATCAACACGTTCTTTCAGTCGATCGCTCAGCAGGTGGGGGCGATGTCAATCGGCGTCGTGTTGTCCGGAGCGGGGAGCGATGGAACCCAAGGAGGGCTTGCAATCGCCGATCAAAACGGTCTCGTGATTGCTCAAGAACCGTCGAGTTGCCGTTTCTCGGCGATGCCACAGAATCTTGTCTCTAGCGGGGCGGCGTCAATTACCCTGCCGCCCGAGTCAATCGGTCCTGCACTGGAACGCTATCTTCGCTTCGGTGAATCGATCGAAGCGATCAAAGACGTCCGACTTTCGACAACCACCAAAACCGGGCTGCCATTGGTCTATGAGAAACTGAAAAGCTCCCATGGCGTCGACTTTCATCGCTATAAGCAAAAAACGATCGAGAGACGCATTCAACGACGAATGTGCCTGACCGGTTTCGATTCGATCGAACGCTATGCAGAAAACTTGTTGTTCGATGACGAAGAGACAGCAATGCTGTTCCGCGATTTGTTAATCGACGTGACGAACTTTTTTCGTGACATAGAGGCATTCGAGCGACTGCGTCAAATCATACTCCCAGATCTTTTTCGATTCGATGAATCCGAGGAGATCTTTCGTGTTTGGGTTTGCGCGTGTGCCAGCGGTGAAGAAGCGTATTCGATCGCAATCCTTATCGAGGAATTGATCCGAGAGCACGACCTAAATCTCAAGTATCAGATTTTCGCAACTGATGTTCATCGCGACTCAATCATTCGTGGTGAAGTAGGGACGTATGCGGCTGGACAGCTTGATGGTCTGTCGGAAGAATGCCGTGAGCGCTACTTCCACTGCGAAGGTGGGAACTATTCGGTCGTGGAATGGATTCGACGACGAATCATTTTCACGACACACGACGTCCTTTCGATGGCTCCGTTTGCCCATATCGATCTGATCTCTTGCCGGAATATGCTGATCTATCTCAATCGCAACGCTCAGCAGCGATGCCTGGGAAGTTTTTACTACGCTCTACGCCCGGCCGGCATTTTGTTCTTAGGGCCAAGTGAATCGGCAAACGATTACGGAAAAGAGTTTGAAAGCCTGGATAAACGTTGGAAAATTTTCAGACGCCGTGAACGGGATACGGCACCGCTGCAGTTGCGAGATCAACTCTTCGACAAACTCGCAGCCGGTCAACCATCATCGGCGATTAAGTCGACTTCGCTAGCCCCGGAAAAGCTATTTGCACTCTACGACTCACTATTGAGTGAGATGTTGCCGCCGAGTGTGCTGACCAGTGAAAAGCTAGATGTGTTACATACATTCCCTGGCGCCGAAGCGTTCTTGCATATTCCCGCAGGTCGTTTGTCGACGAATCTGATGGAGTTAATCGACGAACAGTTTAAGTCGTCTTTGCAAGCAGCCGTGCGTCACGCGATCGAACACAACGTCGTAACCAACTACGACGCATGTACCTCAAGTGGCCCCAATGAAGACACGGTTCGTATTATCGTCCACCCGATTGGCTTACCGGCGTATAGCGAAAGGCATCTGCTAATTCATTTCGATGTTGCCGCCGGAAATGAACGGGAGACCTTCACCGCAGAAACAGCGGCACCCGCCATGGTTCGGCACATCGAGAACTTGGAAGACGATTTAGGACACTCGCGTCAAAATCTACAAGTGACCGTCGATGATCTGCACCGCATCAACAATGAACTGCAGGTTGTAAACGATGATTTGATTGTGGCCAATGAAAAGCTACAGAGCGCGAACGAAGAGTTGCAAAGTGTCAACGAAGAGTTGTATTCATTGAACGGTGAAAACGAACGGCAGATTGAAAAGCTACGACGCGTGAAGCTTGATCTCGATAACCTCCTGCAAACGACCGGGAAAGGAGCTGTTTTTCTGGATCTAGATCTCGATGTGCGATTCGTTTCGCGTATCGCAGCCGAGTTGTTGAGCATGAGTGCGACTGACCAAATGTTTGGTCTTGAACTGCTGCGAAACCGCTTGGGATGTCCCAGATTGCATGAATTCATATTGGCGGCGAGAGACAACGCAACCAAAGAGACATTTGAAGCCAGCGTTGACGGACGTTGCCTTGAAGTGGAGATCGCGCCTTATCGATCTGGGGACGTGATCGATGGAGTCACGTTATTGATTAGTGATCAATGA
- a CDS encoding ANTAR domain-containing response regulator yields the protein MNRKRTIYLAHHDSASREVLEAILSTLGHQLSLVTDSGKELIERALATPADLLVASPMLSDMDGIEALIQIGNVNPTPSIIVARDDDLSQVERAMDDHVMAYLVEPVTAESLQPAIFLCEKRFNHLQSLEEKVASLEQKLSDRKQIELAKGIIMQVRKLDEPEAHRFLQNTARRTRRRLVEVAKQIVDGGNLLGIDELLTDNDIEAR from the coding sequence GTGAATCGAAAACGCACAATCTACTTAGCTCACCATGACTCCGCCTCACGCGAAGTCTTGGAAGCCATTCTTTCGACCCTGGGGCATCAATTGTCATTGGTGACTGACTCGGGGAAAGAACTGATTGAAAGAGCACTTGCCACACCTGCAGATCTGCTGGTCGCTTCTCCGATGCTTTCAGACATGGATGGTATCGAGGCTTTGATTCAGATCGGAAACGTCAATCCGACCCCCAGTATCATTGTCGCTCGTGATGATGATCTATCTCAGGTCGAACGGGCGATGGACGACCATGTGATGGCGTACTTGGTCGAGCCGGTGACTGCCGAGTCACTCCAACCGGCAATCTTCCTTTGTGAAAAACGTTTCAATCATCTGCAATCATTGGAAGAGAAAGTCGCTTCGTTGGAACAGAAGTTAAGCGATCGCAAACAAATCGAATTGGCGAAAGGAATCATTATGCAGGTTCGTAAATTGGACGAGCCCGAGGCTCACCGATTCCTGCAAAACACCGCCCGCCGTACGAGGCGGCGATTGGTCGAAGTTGCCAAACAAATCGTCGACGGCGGAAATCTGCTAGGTATCGACGAACTCCTCACTGACAATGATATCGAAGCTCGATAG
- a CDS encoding ANTAR domain-containing response regulator — protein sequence MQEQRHRVYLAHGESASRRIIQATLEKLTHRVELSTDHPATLIRRCQENPPDIAIVGTEFAGTDVFAVSNELSRMGVCPVLMVIRPEDVHRMGRLMVHDLTGVIVSPASDRDFRPAIFLAERRFQQARQLRKRCEEINREISGLADQRSEDES from the coding sequence ATGCAGGAGCAACGACATCGAGTGTACCTGGCCCACGGTGAATCGGCTTCACGCCGAATCATTCAGGCAACCTTGGAAAAGCTGACCCATAGGGTGGAACTTTCAACGGATCATCCGGCCACCTTGATTCGTCGATGTCAGGAAAACCCGCCTGACATCGCGATCGTGGGAACAGAGTTCGCGGGTACCGATGTTTTTGCGGTCTCGAACGAGTTATCGCGGATGGGGGTGTGCCCCGTGTTGATGGTAATCCGCCCTGAAGATGTTCATCGAATGGGGCGGCTTATGGTCCATGACTTGACCGGTGTGATTGTTTCTCCGGCGAGTGACCGAGATTTTCGGCCGGCAATTTTTCTTGCCGAACGAAGGTTTCAGCAGGCCCGACAACTTCGAAAGCGATGCGAGGAGATCAATCGCGAGATTAGCGGTCTCGCCGATCAAAGATCGGAGGACGAATCATGA
- a CDS encoding PAS domain-containing hybrid sensor histidine kinase/response regulator, translated as MNREGGRGDLMRTELLRQFAPAALVIDASQHIVDFHGQFDGWTVDAPIGQTVEQILHPDVRKILEKPVITVLETQSPASATGSWVDGNSRRHLKILAQPLKSPPSSNGHQSSDEQFLITFEDITQVDSLRRTVEDKRRRLSLATQVSSLGVFDLDPRTDELIASDVFCDLLGRKPGTLTRGDQLFAQIHEGDEEAVRKKVESACKNREDYDAQFRVRHDGKRVSWIVMRGKYIRDSEGKSSLIGVAWDATERRQLERSLARSRREVEIALTAGGLGTWKWDVSHDTVSWSDSLYKLLGFEREDFGCTFEAFKVLLHPDDRGKVEREIQKTLTGSCDDYHIECRMRHKSGRWLWVCGDGSVERDSLGDPTLLIGAIMDITDQKRTERRLKAKSRQLRSVTDAMPALIALIDQDEKIQFANEAFAFQFNSSPDKAVGMSVYDFLGDETYHSLRSNLIRSLKGERCKFELTLPRGEDAIIKDVTFIPDFDSDDNQVGVYVLATDVTHRKRYEHRLKENQVYLLRETQKLAEALEQIRSAESKLRVLFDQSFFYTGVIDLDGRLIDINDAATVPFEFDRDAVIGKPFWETAWWVGHQETCGKLRGHFDDALRGKTYREVLTFNGPDGTLRYADFIYQPAIGDDGEVQFVVATGQDVTESILQQSEIRKSEQRLRLALNAADLKLWQWNVGEDRWFSSIGGDDFGGRLTSMPTDSLATFIESIHPEDRDRVEKHLCVCLEERTPFREEYRVIVDGHPRWILALAHVSIDDDDAPLQLIGVELDITDRKLTEIKLDEARRQAEEANLSKSAFLANMSHEIRTPMTAILGYTELAQSTANPRERDEHLSTIRRNGYYLLEIINDILDLSKIEAGKIEIARQRFEPASLVADVQSIMSVRAAENQLDLNVQFEGLLPEVTRTDPKRLKQILINLIGNAIKFTKQGGVTVTVRYLDEDEGYLQFEVSDTGIGMTQKQQDLLFQPFTQGDARINRQFGGTGLGLAISQRLANILGGEINCDSTIGEGSTFTFQVEAPPLPGVAMVSPSKGSIQERSEYSVANIRLDKRILVVDDRPDIRLLSKRILTKAGATVVEAVDGLDAIDRVKESVQSDDTFDCIILDMQMPRLDGYRTASRLRRMDFQGPIIAVTAEAMDGDSNRCIASGCNDYLSKPIDANKLLRLVDGFCSDA; from the coding sequence ATGAATCGCGAAGGCGGCCGTGGCGACTTGATGCGAACAGAGTTGCTGCGACAGTTTGCGCCTGCTGCTTTGGTCATCGATGCATCTCAGCATATCGTCGACTTTCATGGCCAATTTGATGGGTGGACTGTGGACGCCCCCATTGGCCAAACGGTCGAACAGATTCTTCATCCGGATGTCCGAAAGATCCTCGAGAAACCCGTTATTACGGTTCTCGAAACACAGAGTCCGGCGAGTGCGACAGGCTCCTGGGTCGATGGCAATTCACGCCGTCACCTCAAAATACTTGCCCAGCCCCTCAAGTCACCACCGTCTTCGAATGGGCATCAATCCTCTGACGAACAGTTTTTGATCACATTCGAGGATATCACTCAAGTCGATTCACTGCGCCGAACCGTAGAAGACAAACGCCGCCGCTTGTCGCTCGCGACACAAGTTTCGAGCCTGGGAGTGTTCGACCTTGATCCGCGAACGGATGAATTGATCGCCAGTGATGTGTTTTGCGACCTTCTTGGCCGGAAGCCAGGGACATTGACTCGAGGCGATCAACTGTTCGCCCAAATCCACGAAGGAGACGAGGAAGCGGTCCGAAAAAAGGTTGAATCGGCATGCAAAAACCGCGAGGACTACGATGCCCAGTTCCGTGTCCGTCACGACGGAAAGCGTGTCTCTTGGATCGTCATGCGTGGAAAATACATCCGTGATTCGGAAGGAAAATCTAGCCTAATCGGCGTCGCGTGGGACGCGACAGAGCGACGTCAACTTGAGCGATCGCTTGCCAGGTCTCGACGAGAAGTCGAGATCGCGTTGACTGCCGGTGGACTGGGAACATGGAAATGGGACGTCAGTCACGACACCGTTAGCTGGTCTGACTCACTTTATAAATTGTTGGGCTTTGAACGCGAAGATTTTGGCTGCACGTTTGAAGCATTCAAAGTTCTGTTGCATCCCGATGATCGTGGCAAGGTCGAGCGCGAGATTCAAAAAACGTTAACGGGTAGCTGTGACGACTATCACATCGAGTGTCGGATGCGGCACAAGAGTGGACGATGGCTTTGGGTTTGCGGTGACGGTTCTGTAGAGCGAGATTCACTTGGCGATCCGACGCTCTTAATCGGTGCGATTATGGACATCACCGATCAGAAACGAACCGAGCGTCGACTGAAAGCGAAATCGCGACAATTGCGATCGGTTACTGATGCGATGCCTGCATTAATCGCCTTAATCGATCAGGATGAAAAGATTCAATTCGCCAACGAGGCGTTCGCTTTTCAATTCAACTCGTCGCCCGACAAAGCCGTCGGAATGTCGGTGTATGACTTTCTGGGCGACGAAACCTATCACTCACTTCGATCGAACTTGATCCGTTCACTGAAAGGCGAACGCTGTAAATTCGAGCTCACACTACCCCGCGGTGAAGACGCGATTATCAAAGACGTGACGTTCATCCCCGACTTTGATTCTGACGATAATCAAGTCGGCGTCTATGTCCTCGCGACGGACGTGACCCACCGGAAACGCTATGAGCACCGCTTGAAAGAGAATCAAGTTTACCTGCTTCGCGAAACACAAAAGTTGGCTGAGGCACTCGAACAGATTCGTTCGGCAGAAAGTAAACTGCGAGTCCTCTTTGATCAGAGCTTTTTCTATACAGGCGTTATCGATTTGGATGGCCGCCTAATTGACATCAACGACGCGGCGACCGTTCCGTTCGAGTTTGATCGAGACGCGGTGATTGGCAAACCATTTTGGGAGACAGCTTGGTGGGTGGGGCATCAAGAAACCTGTGGCAAGTTACGAGGCCACTTCGATGACGCTTTGCGAGGCAAAACTTATCGCGAAGTCCTCACCTTTAACGGTCCCGATGGTACCTTGCGATACGCAGACTTCATTTACCAACCGGCGATCGGAGATGACGGCGAGGTTCAATTCGTCGTCGCAACCGGGCAGGATGTCACCGAATCAATCTTGCAACAGTCTGAAATCCGCAAAAGCGAACAACGACTGCGATTGGCACTCAACGCCGCAGATTTGAAACTTTGGCAATGGAACGTCGGAGAAGATCGATGGTTTTCCAGCATCGGAGGCGATGACTTCGGTGGACGTCTGACTTCGATGCCGACCGACTCCCTGGCAACGTTTATCGAAAGCATTCATCCGGAAGATCGAGATCGTGTCGAGAAGCACTTGTGTGTTTGCTTGGAAGAGCGGACACCATTCAGAGAGGAATACCGTGTCATTGTCGACGGTCACCCCCGCTGGATCCTTGCACTCGCCCATGTCAGCATCGATGACGACGATGCCCCACTTCAATTGATTGGCGTTGAACTTGACATCACCGATCGAAAATTAACGGAGATCAAGCTAGACGAAGCCCGACGGCAAGCCGAAGAGGCGAATCTTTCCAAGAGTGCGTTCTTGGCAAATATGAGTCATGAAATTCGGACGCCAATGACGGCAATTCTTGGTTACACCGAGTTGGCCCAATCAACCGCTAATCCGCGGGAAAGAGACGAGCATCTGAGTACGATACGCAGGAACGGCTACTACCTGCTGGAAATCATCAACGATATTTTAGATCTTTCAAAGATCGAAGCGGGCAAGATCGAGATTGCTCGGCAGCGTTTCGAACCGGCCAGTCTGGTCGCCGATGTCCAATCGATCATGAGCGTCCGCGCCGCCGAAAACCAACTCGACCTCAACGTTCAATTTGAAGGCCTGCTTCCGGAAGTCACCCGGACGGACCCCAAACGTTTGAAGCAAATTTTGATCAACCTCATCGGCAACGCGATCAAATTTACGAAACAGGGTGGCGTTACCGTCACCGTGCGCTACCTCGATGAAGACGAGGGCTACCTGCAGTTCGAAGTCTCGGACACAGGGATCGGCATGACCCAAAAACAACAGGACCTACTGTTCCAACCATTCACCCAGGGTGATGCGCGAATCAATCGTCAATTCGGCGGCACCGGACTTGGCCTGGCGATCAGCCAACGACTCGCAAACATCCTTGGCGGTGAAATCAATTGCGACAGTACGATCGGCGAGGGAAGTACGTTTACATTTCAAGTCGAAGCACCGCCCCTTCCGGGCGTGGCGATGGTCAGCCCGAGCAAGGGTTCGATCCAAGAGCGAAGCGAGTACTCGGTCGCCAATATTCGACTGGATAAACGAATCTTGGTCGTGGACGATCGACCAGATATCCGCCTGCTAAGCAAACGAATCCTAACCAAGGCTGGCGCGACAGTCGTCGAAGCGGTCGACGGACTTGATGCGATCGATCGTGTCAAAGAGTCGGTACAATCGGATGACACGTTTGATTGTATTATTCTTGACATGCAGATGCCGCGGCTGGACGGTTACCGAACCGCCTCGCGGTTACGCCGAATGGATTTCCAAGGCCCCATCATTGCCGTTACCGCGGAGGCGATGGATGGAGATTCAAATCGCTGCATCGCCAGCGGATGCAACGATTATCTGAGCAAGCCAATCGATGCGAACAAGCTACTTCGGCTCGTGGATGGTTTCTGTAGCGATGCCTGA